One stretch of Anas acuta chromosome W, bAnaAcu1.1, whole genome shotgun sequence DNA includes these proteins:
- the LOC137846894 gene encoding olfactory receptor 14C36-like — protein MSNKSTITEFLLLAFADTRELQLLHFALFLGIYLAALLGNGLILSAVACHHRLHTPVYFFLLNLALLDLGCISTTLPKAMANALWDTRAISYQGCVAQVLLLVFFFGAEFFLLTVMAYDRYVAICKPLHYRSLLSSRACAQMAAAAWGSGFLYSVLHTANTFSLPLCQGNSVDQFFCEIPHILKLSCSDAYLREVRILLVSACLSVGCFVFIVVSYVEIFRAVLRMPSEQGRHKAFSTCLPHLAVVSLYFSTAMIAYLKPPSISSPSLDLVVSFLYSVLPPALNPLIYSMRNKELKEALRMLLQYSVFQ, from the coding sequence ATGTCCAACAAAAGCACTATCACAGAGTTCCTGttgctggcattcgcagacacacgcgagctgcagctcctgcactttgcgctcttcctgggcatctacctggctgccctcctgggcaacggcctcatcctcagtgccgtagcctgccaccaccgcctccacacccccgtgtacttcttcctcctcaacctcgccctcctcgacctgggctgcatctccaccactctgcccaaagccatggccaatgccctctgggacaccagggccatctcttATCAAGGATGTGTTGCCCAAGTACTTCTTTTAGTCTTCTTTTTTGGTGCagagttttttcttctcactgtcatggcctacgaccgctacgttgccatctgcaagcccctgcactacaggagcctcctgagcagcagagcttgtgcccagatggcagcagctgcctggggcagtggctttctgtatagtgtcctgcacacagccaacacattttcccttcccctctgccaaggcaattctgtggaccagttcttctgtgaaatcccccacatcctcaagctctcttgctcagatgcctacctcagggaagtcaGGATTCTTCTGGTTAGTGCCTGTTTAagtgttggttgttttgttttcattgtggtgtctTATGtggagatcttcagggcagtgctgaggatgccctctgagcagggccggcacaaagccttttccacgtgcctccctcacctggcagTGGTCTCCCTGTATTTCAGTACTGCCATGattgcctacctgaagcccccctccatctcctctccatccctggacctagtggtgtcatttctgtactcagtgttgcctccagcactgaaccccctcatctacagcatgagaaatAAGGAGCTCAAGGAGGCACTGAGGATGTTATTgcaatattcagtatttcaaTGA